In the genome of Streptomyces sp. V2I9, one region contains:
- a CDS encoding DUF6571 family protein, producing the protein MPLSMRTSVGNMLGDYASDVHQILGKKMDGPTDFNNLEADRGDLLRIVRGVAEDPKAFGVIHHSQTVVIAEGMNGYPAESFRSEDQELHAWVKQSASVLGHLDGVRGDVIYDLGQAEKDTNGWNKMMNYHVYGAPLTAIPVVGDVLQRSVDVGTAAYMNDLNSRVDAETRKNMVDHFENGESQMDAMMRGMALEKGLSEQELDASPGEYEDHLQAVAENWYQQGIEDAQKKMGQP; encoded by the coding sequence GTGCCGCTGTCGATGCGGACGAGTGTGGGCAACATGCTGGGGGACTACGCCTCGGACGTCCACCAGATCCTCGGCAAGAAGATGGACGGGCCCACCGACTTCAACAACCTGGAGGCCGACCGCGGCGACCTGCTCCGCATCGTGCGCGGCGTCGCCGAGGACCCCAAGGCGTTCGGTGTCATCCACCACTCGCAGACCGTGGTGATCGCCGAGGGGATGAACGGCTACCCGGCGGAGTCGTTCCGCAGCGAGGACCAGGAACTGCACGCCTGGGTCAAACAGTCCGCCTCGGTGCTCGGCCATCTCGACGGGGTGCGCGGCGACGTCATCTACGACCTCGGTCAGGCCGAGAAGGACACCAACGGCTGGAACAAGATGATGAACTACCACGTCTACGGTGCGCCCTTGACGGCCATCCCCGTCGTGGGCGACGTGCTCCAGCGCTCGGTCGACGTCGGTACCGCCGCCTACATGAACGACCTCAACTCCAGGGTCGATGCCGAGACGCGCAAGAACATGGTCGACCACTTCGAGAACGGCGAGAGCCAGATGGACGCCATGATGCGCGGGATGGCCTTGGAGAAGGGGCTCTCCGAGCAGGAACTGGACGCCAGTCCGGGCGAGTACGAGGATCACCTCCAGGCGGTGGCCGAGAACTGGTACCAGCAGGGCATCGAGGACGCCCAGAAGAAGATGGGGCAGCCCTAG
- a CDS encoding glycosyltransferase family 2 protein: MSAAQYPAVSVIMPVLNEERHLRNAVRHILEQEYAGEMEVVIALGPSTDRTDEIAAELVAEDPRVHTVPNPTGRTPAALNAAIEASRHPVVVRVDGHGMLSPDYIETAVRLLEETGAQNVGGIMHAEGENAWEDAVAAAMTSKIGVGNAAFHTGGQAGPAETVYLGVFRREALERAQGYNVEFIRAQDWELNFRIREAGGLIWFSPELKVRYRPRPSVRALAKQYKDYGRWRHVVARYHPGSINLRYLAPPTALVAIAAGLVLGATVTPWALVVPGGYVAAIVAGSLPAGKGLPLKARARIPVALATMHMCWGFGFLTSPRSLAKKVIASRRPALAGSTGTV; the protein is encoded by the coding sequence ATGTCTGCCGCGCAGTACCCCGCCGTCTCCGTGATCATGCCGGTGCTCAACGAGGAACGCCATCTCAGGAACGCGGTCCGGCACATCCTGGAGCAGGAGTACGCCGGTGAGATGGAGGTCGTCATCGCCCTCGGCCCCTCCACCGACCGTACGGACGAGATCGCCGCCGAACTGGTCGCGGAGGACCCCCGGGTCCACACGGTGCCCAACCCCACCGGCCGTACGCCCGCCGCCCTCAACGCGGCGATCGAGGCGTCACGCCACCCCGTCGTCGTCCGGGTCGACGGCCACGGCATGCTCTCGCCGGACTACATCGAGACCGCCGTCCGCCTCCTGGAGGAGACCGGCGCGCAGAACGTCGGCGGCATCATGCACGCCGAGGGCGAGAACGCCTGGGAGGACGCCGTCGCCGCCGCGATGACCTCGAAGATCGGCGTCGGCAACGCCGCTTTCCACACCGGCGGCCAGGCGGGCCCGGCCGAGACCGTGTACCTCGGCGTCTTCCGCCGTGAGGCGCTGGAGCGGGCGCAGGGCTACAACGTCGAGTTCATCCGAGCCCAGGACTGGGAGCTGAACTTCCGCATCCGCGAGGCCGGCGGGCTGATCTGGTTCTCGCCCGAGCTGAAGGTCCGGTACCGCCCCCGCCCCTCGGTCAGGGCGCTCGCCAAGCAGTACAAGGACTACGGCCGCTGGCGCCACGTCGTCGCCCGCTACCACCCCGGATCGATCAACCTCCGCTACCTGGCCCCGCCGACCGCCCTCGTCGCCATCGCGGCGGGCCTGGTCCTCGGCGCGACCGTCACCCCGTGGGCGCTGGTCGTCCCCGGCGGGTACGTGGCCGCGATCGTCGCCGGATCGCTGCCCGCGGGCAAGGGGCTGCCGCTGAAGGCCCGCGCCCGCATCCCGGTCGCGCTGGCGACGATGCACATGTGCTGGGGCTTCGGCTTCCTCACCAGCCCCCGGTCCCTGGCG
- a CDS encoding DUF6518 family protein: MSASPVIAAVPDTSGRSWAHATASAFAGGLLLGALTNLLQGWLPGEWNQIANSGGVWSVAAFVAGALLARKVGLPAAAVAGLFAESGLVVGYYLYAEVARDGMGSLFAPLVWLGMAFVAGPLFGVAGFWWRGSSPRHRVIGLAALAGVFGTEAIHYGWVLHYAPPAWACLAILVLVPLLMGRTHRERLLALLTAIPFSLLAYLVFYHLILMTLLD, from the coding sequence ATGAGCGCGTCCCCGGTCATCGCCGCGGTACCCGATACGAGCGGAAGATCCTGGGCCCACGCAACGGCGTCGGCGTTCGCCGGAGGACTTCTTCTCGGCGCCCTGACCAATCTGCTCCAGGGCTGGCTTCCGGGTGAGTGGAATCAGATCGCCAACTCCGGTGGGGTCTGGTCCGTCGCCGCCTTCGTCGCGGGCGCGCTGCTGGCCCGGAAGGTCGGCCTGCCCGCGGCCGCCGTCGCGGGCCTGTTCGCCGAGTCCGGTCTCGTCGTCGGCTACTACCTCTACGCGGAGGTCGCGCGCGACGGCATGGGCTCGCTGTTCGCCCCCCTCGTCTGGCTCGGCATGGCCTTCGTCGCCGGCCCCCTCTTCGGGGTGGCGGGCTTCTGGTGGCGCGGCAGCAGTCCCCGCCACCGCGTCATCGGCCTTGCCGCCCTGGCGGGCGTCTTCGGCACGGAAGCCATCCACTACGGGTGGGTTCTGCACTACGCGCCCCCGGCATGGGCCTGCCTCGCGATTCTGGTTCTGGTGCCCCTGCTCATGGGCCGTACCCACAGAGAACGCCTGCTGGCCCTCCTGACCGCCATTCCCTTCTCGCTCCTGGCCTACCTCGTCTTCTACCACCTGATCCTGATGACACTCCTCGACTGA
- a CDS encoding DUF5954 family protein: MDDHLGKSPDHLTINVTHHDDPVFEVTEADAFASARKYPNIVVRGPLFGLAEQRRGDRPRWRLMGELDTGFPQMVRDELNSYLWFKAKDETEDPAERRSLLAAVARLETEKVDEVSACGVRYRVVRADEFARIGDGRLEPPRATDPDDDSWDLDAPAPCRTEGFVVDHAAAVGLSEGLGRAGLLQLAYTADRFPADVRADSQRALTTHPGVVLLPTTFRVVQRKEMSWSMVTGQHSTPQGARRALVDRLTRPFPKLPDLPDMPELPAWMKVDEKEAAVNERAAKKFMARRRPNELIVRGKRFEVVRVERMMRIGPDGPEKPRPSDVDEYGPSRIHPLMDEHGNITYGT; this comes from the coding sequence ATGGACGATCACCTGGGGAAGTCGCCGGATCACCTCACGATCAATGTCACCCACCACGACGACCCGGTCTTCGAGGTCACCGAGGCGGATGCGTTCGCCTCGGCCCGCAAGTATCCGAACATCGTCGTCCGTGGGCCGCTGTTCGGGCTGGCCGAGCAGCGGCGCGGGGACCGGCCGCGCTGGCGGCTGATGGGCGAACTCGACACCGGATTCCCGCAGATGGTCCGGGACGAGCTGAATTCGTACCTCTGGTTCAAGGCGAAGGACGAGACCGAGGACCCGGCGGAGCGGCGGTCGCTCCTGGCGGCGGTGGCACGGCTGGAGACCGAGAAGGTCGACGAGGTGTCGGCGTGCGGTGTGCGCTACCGGGTCGTCCGCGCCGACGAGTTCGCCCGGATCGGCGACGGGCGCTTGGAGCCGCCCCGTGCCACCGACCCGGACGACGACAGCTGGGACCTGGACGCCCCCGCCCCCTGTCGCACCGAGGGCTTCGTGGTCGACCACGCGGCAGCCGTCGGGCTGAGCGAGGGGCTCGGCCGGGCCGGACTGCTCCAGCTCGCCTACACCGCGGACCGCTTCCCCGCCGACGTACGGGCCGATTCCCAGCGGGCGTTGACCACCCATCCGGGCGTCGTGCTCCTTCCGACGACGTTCCGGGTGGTGCAGCGCAAGGAGATGTCCTGGTCGATGGTGACCGGGCAGCATTCGACGCCGCAGGGCGCCCGGCGTGCTCTCGTCGACCGCCTCACCCGGCCCTTCCCCAAGCTGCCGGACCTCCCGGACATGCCGGAGCTGCCGGCGTGGATGAAGGTGGACGAGAAGGAGGCGGCCGTCAACGAGCGGGCCGCGAAGAAGTTCATGGCACGCCGCAGGCCCAACGAACTCATCGTGCGGGGCAAGCGGTTCGAGGTCGTCCGGGTCGAGCGCATGATGCGCATCGGGCCCGACGGGCCGGAGAAGCCGCGCCCGTCCGATGTCGACGAGTACGGCCCGTCCCGGATCCATCCCCTCATGGACGAGCACGGGAACATCACCTACGGCACGTAG
- a CDS encoding LCP family protein, with protein sequence MATALSVVVLGAGGIGHAVVSGLEDGIGRVDPFKDMKNRPQGGHGTNLLLVGTDGRDTITEAQRKKYRLGGAPCHCTDTVMLVHLSADRRRASVVSLPRDSYAQMPAHTDRTTGKRHQSHPVKLNAAYAEGGPTLTVRTVENMTKVKIDHYLEIDFTSFMKTVDAVGGVEICTARPMKDAYTGLDLPAGTHELNGGQALQYVRSRHVDVAADLGRMERQQKFMASLIKQATSSGVLLNPVRFRQVSASVLGSVRADKDFGTEQMLALGKAMKGFGPASSEFASVPVGDPSFPVQGIGSTVRWDAEKSEKLFRALREDRPLAPARPKAAGGAGKRPSATPVDVAPEEIRVQVYNGTPKDGLGRSVDEALRATGFATTQAPLNGEARDLERTLVEYDPRWDRSAKSLATALPGSELKPVKDQGPQMRVTVGSDFTKVRRVKAENRQATGDFSPVRGDEVVCP encoded by the coding sequence GTGGCCACCGCCCTCTCGGTGGTGGTGCTGGGGGCGGGCGGGATCGGTCACGCCGTGGTGAGCGGCCTGGAGGACGGGATCGGCCGGGTCGATCCGTTCAAGGACATGAAGAACCGCCCGCAGGGGGGCCACGGCACGAATCTGCTGCTCGTCGGCACCGACGGCAGGGACACGATCACCGAGGCGCAGCGGAAGAAGTACCGGCTGGGCGGCGCACCCTGCCACTGCACCGACACGGTCATGCTGGTCCATCTGTCGGCCGACCGGCGGCGGGCGAGCGTCGTCAGCCTCCCCCGTGACAGCTACGCGCAGATGCCCGCCCACACCGACCGCACCACGGGCAAGCGCCACCAGAGCCACCCGGTGAAGCTGAACGCCGCGTATGCGGAGGGCGGGCCGACGCTGACCGTGCGGACCGTCGAGAACATGACCAAGGTCAAGATCGACCACTATCTGGAGATCGACTTCACCAGCTTCATGAAGACCGTGGACGCGGTGGGCGGGGTGGAGATCTGCACGGCGCGGCCGATGAAGGACGCGTACACGGGGCTGGACCTGCCTGCCGGCACCCATGAGCTGAACGGCGGCCAGGCGCTCCAGTACGTGCGCTCGCGCCATGTGGACGTGGCGGCCGACCTGGGCCGGATGGAGCGGCAGCAGAAGTTCATGGCGTCGCTGATCAAGCAGGCCACGAGCAGCGGGGTGCTGCTGAACCCGGTGAGGTTCCGGCAGGTCTCCGCCTCGGTGCTGGGTTCGGTCCGCGCCGACAAGGACTTCGGTACGGAGCAGATGCTGGCGCTCGGCAAGGCGATGAAGGGCTTCGGACCGGCCTCCTCCGAGTTCGCCTCCGTGCCCGTCGGCGACCCGAGCTTCCCGGTCCAGGGCATCGGCTCGACGGTGCGGTGGGACGCGGAGAAGTCGGAGAAGCTGTTCCGGGCCCTGCGCGAGGACAGGCCGCTGGCCCCGGCGAGGCCGAAGGCGGCGGGCGGCGCGGGGAAGCGGCCGTCGGCCACGCCGGTGGACGTCGCGCCGGAGGAGATCCGGGTGCAGGTCTACAACGGGACCCCGAAGGACGGACTCGGCCGGTCCGTGGACGAGGCGCTGCGGGCCACCGGTTTCGCCACCACGCAGGCTCCGCTCAACGGGGAGGCGCGGGACCTGGAGCGGACGCTCGTGGAGTACGACCCGCGCTGGGACCGGTCGGCGAAGTCCCTGGCCACGGCGCTGCCGGGCAGCGAACTGAAGCCGGTGAAGGACCAGGGCCCGCAGATGAGGGTGACGGTGGGCTCGGACTTCACGAAGGTGCGGCGGGTGAAGGCGGAGAACCGGCAGGCGACGGGCGACTTCTCCCCGGTCCGGGGCGACGAGGTGGTGTGCCCGTAA
- a CDS encoding UDP-glucose/GDP-mannose dehydrogenase family protein — protein MALRITVIGTGYLGATHAAAMAELGFEVLGLDVVREKIELLSTGRVPMYEPGLEEMLQRHVAGIEGSTGRLRFTTSWEEVAEFGDVHFVCVNTPQKHGEYACDMSYVDSAFDSLAPHLTRPALVVGKSTVPVGSAARLAERLAELAPVGAGAELAWNPEFLREGFAVEDTLHPDRIVVGVTGERAEKLLREVYAVPVAEGSPFVVTDFPTAELVKTSANSFLATKISFINAMAEVCEAADGDVVKLAEAIGHDERIGKKFLRAGIGFGGGCLPKDIRAFMARAGELGADQALTFLREVDSINMRRRGHMVELAREAVGGGSFLGTRVAVLGAAFKPDSDDVRDSPALNVAGQIHLQGGQVTVYDPKGMDNARQLFPTLGYADSALEAVRGADVVLHLTEWREFRELDPAAMGEVAARRIILDGRNALDSTVWREAGWTYRAMGRPKA, from the coding sequence ATGGCCCTCAGGATCACTGTGATCGGCACCGGCTATCTCGGCGCCACCCATGCCGCCGCCATGGCCGAGCTGGGCTTCGAGGTCCTGGGGCTCGACGTCGTACGGGAGAAGATCGAGCTGCTCTCCACCGGCCGCGTGCCGATGTACGAGCCGGGTCTGGAGGAGATGCTCCAGCGGCACGTGGCCGGGATCGAGGGCTCCACCGGGCGGCTGCGCTTCACCACCTCCTGGGAGGAGGTCGCGGAGTTCGGCGACGTCCACTTCGTCTGTGTGAACACCCCGCAGAAGCACGGCGAGTACGCCTGCGACATGAGTTACGTCGACAGCGCCTTCGACTCGCTGGCCCCGCACCTGACCCGCCCCGCCCTGGTCGTCGGCAAGTCGACCGTCCCCGTGGGCTCCGCCGCCCGCCTCGCGGAGCGGCTCGCCGAGCTGGCCCCGGTCGGGGCCGGGGCCGAGCTGGCCTGGAACCCGGAGTTCCTCCGCGAGGGCTTCGCCGTCGAGGACACCCTGCACCCCGACCGGATCGTGGTGGGCGTCACGGGCGAGCGCGCCGAGAAGCTGCTCCGCGAGGTGTACGCCGTGCCGGTCGCGGAAGGTTCGCCCTTCGTGGTGACCGACTTCCCGACGGCCGAGCTGGTGAAGACCTCCGCCAACTCCTTCCTCGCCACCAAGATCTCCTTCATCAACGCGATGGCCGAGGTCTGTGAGGCCGCCGACGGGGACGTCGTGAAGCTCGCGGAGGCCATCGGGCACGACGAGCGCATCGGGAAGAAGTTCCTGCGAGCGGGGATCGGCTTCGGCGGCGGCTGCCTGCCCAAGGACATCCGCGCCTTCATGGCCCGCGCCGGCGAACTGGGCGCCGACCAGGCCCTCACCTTCCTCCGCGAGGTCGACTCCATCAACATGCGCCGCCGCGGCCACATGGTCGAGCTGGCGCGGGAGGCGGTCGGGGGCGGCTCGTTCCTCGGCACGCGGGTGGCGGTGCTGGGCGCCGCGTTCAAGCCCGACTCCGACGACGTACGCGACTCCCCCGCGCTCAACGTCGCCGGGCAGATCCACCTCCAGGGCGGCCAGGTCACCGTGTACGACCCGAAGGGGATGGACAACGCCCGGCAGCTCTTCCCGACCCTCGGCTACGCGGACTCGGCCCTGGAGGCGGTGCGCGGCGCGGACGTGGTGCTGCACCTGACGGAGTGGCGCGAGTTCCGCGAGCTGGACCCGGCGGCAATGGGCGAGGTGGCCGCCCGCCGGATCATCCTGGACGGCCGTAACGCCCTGGACAGCACGGTCTGGCGCGAGGCCGGATGGACCTACCGCGCGATGGGCCGCCCGAAGGCCTAG
- a CDS encoding acyl-CoA dehydrogenase: MAGSTDFDLYRPAEEHDMLRETIRALAESKIAPFAAAVDEESRFPQEALDALVASDLHAVHVPEAYGGAGADALATVIVIEEVARVCASSSLIPAVNKLGSLPVILSGSEELKAKYLGPLAKGDAMFSYALSEPDAGSDAAGMKTKAVRDGDFWVLDGVKRWITNAGVSEYYTVMAVTDPTKRSKGISAFVVEKSDEGVSFGAPEKKLGIKGSPTREVYLDNVRIPADRMIGEEGTGFATAMKTLDHTRITIAAQALGIAQGALDYAKGYVQERKQFGKPIADFQGIQFMLADMAMKIEAARQLTYAAAAKSERGDADLTFQGAAAKCFASDVAMEVTTDAVQLLGGYGYTRDYPVERMMRDAKITQIYEGTNQVQRIVMARNLP, encoded by the coding sequence TTGGCGGGTTCGACCGATTTCGACCTGTACCGTCCGGCCGAGGAGCACGACATGCTCCGCGAGACCATCCGCGCGCTCGCCGAGTCGAAGATCGCCCCCTTCGCCGCCGCGGTCGACGAGGAGAGCCGCTTCCCGCAGGAGGCGCTGGACGCCCTGGTCGCCTCGGACCTGCACGCCGTCCACGTCCCGGAGGCGTACGGCGGGGCCGGTGCCGACGCGCTCGCCACGGTCATCGTGATCGAGGAGGTGGCCCGCGTCTGTGCCTCCTCCTCCCTGATCCCGGCCGTCAACAAGCTCGGCTCGCTCCCGGTGATCCTCTCCGGCTCCGAGGAGCTGAAGGCGAAGTACCTGGGCCCGCTCGCCAAGGGCGACGCGATGTTCTCGTACGCCCTCTCCGAGCCGGACGCCGGTTCGGACGCGGCGGGCATGAAGACGAAGGCCGTGCGCGACGGCGACTTCTGGGTCCTCGACGGCGTGAAGCGCTGGATCACCAACGCGGGCGTCTCCGAGTACTACACGGTCATGGCCGTCACCGACCCGACCAAGCGCTCCAAGGGCATCTCGGCGTTCGTCGTCGAGAAGTCCGACGAGGGCGTCTCCTTCGGCGCCCCGGAGAAGAAGCTCGGCATCAAGGGCTCCCCGACCCGCGAGGTCTACCTCGACAACGTCCGCATCCCCGCGGACCGCATGATCGGCGAGGAGGGCACGGGCTTCGCCACCGCGATGAAGACCCTGGACCACACCCGCATCACGATCGCGGCCCAGGCCCTCGGCATCGCCCAGGGCGCGCTGGACTACGCCAAGGGGTACGTCCAGGAGCGCAAGCAGTTCGGCAAGCCGATCGCGGACTTCCAGGGCATCCAGTTCATGCTCGCGGACATGGCGATGAAGATCGAGGCCGCCCGTCAGCTCACGTACGCGGCCGCCGCCAAGTCGGAGCGCGGCGATGCGGACCTGACCTTCCAGGGCGCGGCCGCCAAGTGCTTCGCCTCGGACGTGGCGATGGAGGTCACCACGGACGCCGTCCAGCTGCTCGGCGGCTACGGCTACACGCGCGACTACCCGGTCGAGCGCATGATGCGCGACGCCAAGATCACCCAGATCTACGAGGGCACGAACCAGGTCCAGCGCATCGTGATGGCGCGGAACCTGCCGTAA
- a CDS encoding LCP family protein, with translation MNDWPDRRTGDRSERYGRGSADPQPEGARAMPHIQRRPSSPQRPQVPPQRPQVPPQSQGYDDRYQDGGYGNAAEPGYDSGYNTGQVYGGGSGGSGGRGGGRRGGGDGGYVGRPAPDWRRRIKLGALTLVVALLVVSVSTYFWADSKLKREVDLSKVIERPESGDGTNYLIVGSDSREGMSAEEKKRLRTGSAEGKRTDSMMILHDGSNGPTLISLPRDSNVEIPSFKGSESGKMFQGTGRQVKLNAAYAEDGPELLVRTVEFNTGLHIDHYVEIGFGGFAKIVDAIGGVELDIPKAFKDKKSGADFKAGKQTLNGEQSLAFVRTRYALPRSDLDRTKNQQKFLAALASQTATPSTIINPFKLYPTMGAGLDTLIVDKDMSLWSLANMFFAMKGVTGGDGTSMNMPISGSVNGNLVWDKAKVKQLVQQLNNDEKVTVKGD, from the coding sequence ATGAACGATTGGCCCGATCGACGGACCGGCGACCGCAGCGAGCGCTACGGGCGGGGCAGTGCCGACCCCCAGCCCGAGGGTGCGCGGGCGATGCCGCACATCCAGCGCCGCCCGTCCTCGCCGCAGAGGCCGCAGGTGCCGCCCCAGCGACCGCAGGTGCCGCCGCAGAGCCAGGGGTACGACGACCGCTACCAGGACGGCGGCTACGGCAACGCCGCCGAGCCCGGCTACGACAGCGGCTACAACACCGGCCAGGTCTACGGCGGGGGCTCCGGCGGCTCCGGCGGCCGGGGCGGTGGTCGCCGCGGCGGAGGTGACGGGGGCTATGTGGGCCGCCCGGCCCCGGACTGGCGCCGCCGGATCAAGCTGGGCGCGCTGACCCTGGTGGTCGCCCTGCTCGTGGTCTCCGTCTCGACGTACTTCTGGGCCGACTCGAAGCTGAAGCGCGAGGTCGACCTCTCCAAGGTCATCGAGCGGCCGGAGTCCGGCGACGGCACGAACTACCTGATCGTCGGGTCCGACAGCCGCGAGGGCATGTCGGCCGAGGAGAAGAAGCGGCTGCGCACCGGTTCGGCCGAGGGCAAGCGCACCGACTCGATGATGATCCTGCACGACGGCTCCAACGGGCCGACGCTGATCTCGCTGCCGCGCGACTCCAACGTCGAGATCCCCTCCTTCAAGGGGTCCGAGTCCGGGAAGATGTTCCAGGGCACCGGTCGGCAGGTGAAGCTGAACGCCGCGTATGCCGAGGACGGGCCCGAACTCCTGGTGCGTACCGTCGAGTTCAACACCGGGTTGCACATCGACCACTACGTCGAGATCGGCTTCGGCGGCTTCGCGAAGATCGTGGACGCGATCGGCGGGGTCGAGCTGGACATCCCGAAGGCGTTCAAGGACAAGAAGTCCGGGGCCGACTTCAAGGCGGGCAAGCAGACGCTGAACGGCGAGCAGTCCCTCGCCTTCGTCCGGACCCGCTACGCGCTCCCGCGCAGCGACCTGGACCGTACGAAGAACCAGCAGAAGTTCCTCGCGGCGCTGGCGAGCCAGACGGCGACCCCGTCCACGATCATCAACCCCTTCAAGCTGTACCCCACGATGGGCGCGGGCCTGGACACGCTGATCGTGGACAAGGACATGTCGCTGTGGTCGCTGGCCAACATGTTCTTCGCGATGAAGGGCGTCACGGGTGGCGACGGCACGTCGATGAACATGCCGATCTCGGGCAGCGTCAACGGGAACCTGGTCTGGGACAAGGCCAAGGTGAAGCAGCTGGTGCAGCAGCTCAACAACGACGAGAAGGTCACGGTCAAGGGCGACTGA
- a CDS encoding dihydrofolate reductase family protein, which produces MRTLISTAFVSLDGVMEAPGGEPGYRNSGWTFQDIEFLPEAYELKGREQEEATALLLGRASYEAFSPVWPGMEEFTGYKAVPKYVVSTTLTDDALVPGWGETTILRSLDEVAALKETEGGPIIVHGSTELNRSLADADLIDRYHLLVFPVLLGAGKRLFSATDKDRQKLKLVEHEAYANGIQKNVFEVVR; this is translated from the coding sequence ATGCGCACCCTGATCAGCACCGCCTTCGTCTCGCTCGACGGCGTCATGGAGGCCCCCGGCGGTGAACCCGGCTACCGGAACTCGGGGTGGACGTTCCAGGACATCGAGTTCCTGCCGGAGGCGTACGAGCTCAAGGGCCGGGAGCAGGAGGAGGCCACGGCCCTGCTGCTGGGCCGGGCCAGTTACGAGGCGTTCAGCCCGGTGTGGCCGGGCATGGAGGAGTTCACGGGGTACAAGGCGGTGCCGAAGTACGTCGTCTCCACCACGCTGACCGACGACGCGCTCGTCCCCGGCTGGGGCGAGACCACGATCCTGCGGTCGCTCGACGAGGTCGCCGCGCTGAAGGAGACCGAGGGCGGCCCGATCATCGTCCACGGCAGCACCGAGCTGAACCGGAGCCTCGCGGACGCCGACCTCATCGACCGCTACCACCTTCTCGTCTTCCCGGTCCTGCTCGGCGCGGGCAAGCGCCTGTTCAGCGCCACGGACAAGGACCGGCAGAAGCTGAAGCTGGTCGAGCACGAGGCGTACGCGAACGGCATCCAGAAGAACGTGTTCGAGGTGGTCCGCTGA
- a CDS encoding acyl-CoA thioesterase — MTDQATGVTDPANRSEEEIPGKPTAASRTTLSHIMTGSDTNLLGTVHGGVIMKLVDDAAGAVAGRHSGGPAVTASMDEMVFLEPVRVGDLVHVKAQVNWTGRSSMEVGVRVMAERWNESTPAQQVGSAYLVFAAVDGDGKPRRVPPVVPETERDKRRYQEAQIRRTHRLARRRAIKELREKRVADGIDD, encoded by the coding sequence ATGACAGATCAGGCCACTGGCGTAACAGATCCGGCCAACCGCTCAGAGGAAGAGATTCCGGGCAAGCCGACCGCGGCGTCCCGGACCACCCTCAGCCACATCATGACCGGCAGCGACACCAACCTCCTCGGGACGGTGCACGGTGGCGTGATCATGAAACTGGTGGACGACGCCGCGGGCGCGGTGGCCGGCCGCCACTCCGGTGGACCCGCCGTCACGGCCTCGATGGACGAGATGGTCTTCCTGGAGCCGGTCCGCGTCGGAGACCTCGTCCATGTGAAGGCCCAGGTCAACTGGACCGGCCGCTCCTCGATGGAGGTCGGCGTCCGGGTGATGGCCGAGCGCTGGAACGAATCGACCCCCGCCCAGCAGGTCGGCAGCGCCTATCTGGTCTTCGCCGCCGTCGACGGGGACGGCAAGCCGCGCCGCGTACCGCCGGTGGTCCCCGAGACCGAGCGCGACAAGCGGCGCTACCAGGAGGCGCAGATCCGGCGCACCCACCGGCTCGCCCGCCGCCGGGCCATCAAGGAACTGCGCGAGAAGCGCGTCGCGGACGGCATCGACGACTGA
- a CDS encoding 1,4-alpha-glucan branching protein: MASIHRTTMTPSKLELLTGWLPKQSWYAGSGEAPDLVKAGGFRLDDPEGEVGIEFMVVADTSGQEPVAYLLPLGYRAEALEGIPDEALIGTSEHGVLGTRWIYDGAHDPVVRAQLRALLRGEAEPQQQNVSDTPDPTVVVHGTGPDQGTDVRINRVLRASEAGQGSPARLVAGWTWPDGTAVRGELATVTPR; this comes from the coding sequence ATGGCATCCATCCACCGCACCACCATGACGCCCTCCAAGCTGGAGCTGCTCACCGGCTGGCTGCCGAAGCAGAGCTGGTACGCGGGTTCCGGGGAGGCGCCGGACCTGGTCAAGGCCGGCGGATTCCGTCTGGACGATCCGGAAGGGGAGGTCGGGATCGAGTTCATGGTCGTGGCGGACACGTCCGGGCAGGAACCGGTGGCGTACCTGCTGCCGCTGGGCTACCGCGCCGAAGCGCTGGAGGGCATCCCCGACGAGGCGCTGATCGGTACCTCCGAGCACGGTGTGCTCGGTACCCGATGGATCTACGACGGCGCCCACGACCCGGTGGTGCGGGCGCAGTTGCGTGCCCTTCTGCGGGGCGAGGCGGAGCCGCAGCAGCAGAATGTCAGCGACACCCCCGACCCGACCGTCGTCGTGCACGGAACCGGCCCCGACCAGGGGACCGACGTCCGGATCAACCGCGTCCTGCGGGCGTCGGAGGCCGGGCAGGGGTCGCCGGCCCGCCTCGTCGCCGGCTGGACCTGGCCGGACGGAACGGCCGTACGGGGCGAGCTGGCGACTGTCACGCCGCGGTAG